One part of the Ornithodoros turicata isolate Travis chromosome 2, ASM3712646v1, whole genome shotgun sequence genome encodes these proteins:
- the LOC135386154 gene encoding semaphorin-5A-like, with translation MTMRRTPLTSPCSKVSRTDKECASFASQFVRVVLTLVLASLSASASRHTRVLEKDLDGKMERFSHPGTTHFAELLFDIHRYQLIVGARDHIFRIGLEGLRKLEDVNVPAPSAAVKTCRKKGQSDEDCRNYIKVLLSHNDRVFTCGTNAFEPECTWRQISSLATVEQRETGVGKAPYSPHSNSTALLTVQGDYYVASPLDFSARDRALYRIMGKSPFLRTPLYDPKWLSEPNFVGSYEIGEFVYIFYRESAVEYMNCGKKIYSRVARVCKNDQGGKFTMKDNWTTFLKARLNCSMPGNYPFYYDEIQSVHYVENEDMFYATFTTGENSIYGSAVCAFNMSAIKHAFDGPLKYQATPKSAWDRATQSSKQFQCGQSDDNNQILDARNYQLTDEPVQAATSKPYYTSELERLTHITVDVVPTKYNHDGVHVIFVATLEGGIKKLLVIPRVLETCLIEEIYPFQPGMHRIFSMKLLKDTSSLYLGTDKEVLRIVLHRCEQYRSEESCLGAMDPYCGWNKHQLACTTAPQRNPLSSVWKQGQTSCPEDNVPVDGGWSPWTAWSDCDQVGKDATGDRCLCRSRFCTNPSPSNGGRTCEGHATEVTNCTRNGQWTEWSPWSSCSQSCGLAVKSRRRTCGNPSPAHGGRVCLGPEQEQLYCTSNPPCPVPTTAATVSREGGWSDWGPWTECTARCGGGYQSRRRRCEPKVQGGRCGGGCDHDFRTCNTHTCPETRKSSNWTAWVRVNTTVDGYYEQRFRFTCRANVEDSSSLRVGSIKKEERYCHDSSRTCMDTAYMNIDGNWSEWTQWTECSVPCGRGVQHRERVCDNPRPSGSGSECQGISKEQRECNTHECLTLPNPQEDEWTEWSVWSLCDHSGEQHRRRTCIILNPAPEQCKGSTRESRMCVAGQEMPLTPNVRESCAQGTGIRPAHLVAACTVSVFIGFLVGAAACYWYMKKRTHSDPLSPKHLGMPLVQAEGNTYVPASQYKNNFSTLTSTATSPSKLQREATIKRNGFRAQIHSDQNF, from the exons ATGACAATGCGTAGGACTCCATTGACATCACCATGTTCAAAAGTGTCCAGAActgacaaagaatgcgcttCCTTCGCGTCACAGTTCGTGCGAGTGGTGCTGACGTTAGTGTTAGCCTCCCTGTCTGCTTCAGCGTCGAGGCACACCAGGGTGCTGGAGAAAG ATCTGGATGGCAAAATGGAAAGGTTCAGCCACCCCGGTACAACGCATTTCGCCGAACTGCTGTTCGACATCCACAGGTACCAGCTCATCGTCGGAGCAAG GGATCACATCTTCAGGATAGGCTTGGAAGGTCTCAGAAAGCTAGAGGACGTCAACGTTCCCGCTCCCAGTGCCGCTGTTAAAACGTGCAGGAAAAAAGGCCAGAGTGAT GAGGACTGCAGAAATTACATCAAAGTTCTACTGTCGCACAATGACCGAGTGTTCACGTGTGGCACCAACGCATTTGAACCGGAATGTACATGGAGACAA ATATCATCCCTGGCTACTGTGGAACAACGGGAAACGGGAGTTGGAAAGGCCCCGTACAGTCCGCATTCCAACAGTACAGCACTGTTAACGGTGCAAGGTGACTACTATGTAGCCTCACCGCTGGATTTTTCTGCACGTGATCGCGCCCTCTACCGGATTATGGGGAAATCGCCTTTCCTGAGAACTCCTCTGTACGATCCAAAGTGGCTCAGTG AGCCCAACTTTGTTGGTTCTTATGAAATTGGAGAATTTGTCTATATCTTCTACAGAGAGTCAGCAGTGGAGTACATGAACTGTGGCAAG AAAATATACTCCAGGGTAGCTCGTGTCTGCAAAAACGACCAAGGTGGAAAGTTCACCATGAAGGACAACTGGACGACTTTTCTAAAAGCACGACTCAACTGTTCCATGCCTGGAAACTATCCTTTCTACTACGATGAAATACAAAGTGTGCACTACGTGGAGAACGAAGACATGTTCTATGCAACTTTTACCACCGGAGA AAACAGCATTTATGGGTCAGCGGTATGTGCATTTAACATGTCAGCCATAAAACATGCGTTTGATGGCCCCCTCAAGTACCAAGCCACTCCAAAATCAGCATGGGACCGCGCAACGCAGTCCAGTAAACAGTTCCAA TGTGGGCAGTCGGACGACAACAACCAGATCCTGGATGCACGGAATTACCAACTCACGGATGAACCTGTTCAGGCAGCAACATCAAAGCCATACTATACATCAGAGCTTGAAAG gtTGACACACATTACGGTAGACGTTGTGCCAACAAAATATAATCACGATGGCGTCCACGTTATTTTCGTGGCAACATTGGAAGGTGGCATTAAAAAGCTTCTAGTGATACCGAGGGTACTAGAGACATGCCTCATTGAGGAAATATATCCCTTCCAGCCCGGAATGCATCGCATCTTTTCTATGAAGTTACTGAAGGATACT AGCTCCCTATATTTGGGAACAGATAAGGAGGTGCTGAGAATTGTACTCCACCGGTGTGAGCAGTATAGGTCTGAAGA GTCCTGCTTGGGTGCCATGGACCCTTACTGCGGCTGGAACAAACACCAGCTAGCATGCACAACTGCCCCACAAAGAAACCCGCTGAGTAGTGTGTGGAAGCAAGGCCAAACTTCATGCCCTGAGGACAACGTGCCAG TTGACGGAGGCTGGAGCCCATGGACCGCCTGGTCTGACTGCGACCAAGTTGGTAAAGATGCCACTGGCGACAGGTGTCTCTGTCGATCTCGGTTCTGCACCAACCCATCACCATCGAATGGTGGACGGACATGCGAGGGCCATGCAACAGAAGTTACTAACTGCACAC GAAATGGCCAGTGGACAGAATGGTCCCCCTGGTCCTCGTGTTCACAGTCGTGCGGCCTCGCGGTCAAATCGCGGAGGCGGACGTGCGGGAACCCGAGCCCGGCACACGGAGGAAGAGTTTGTCTCGGACCAGAGCAGGAGCAGCTCTACTGCACCTCAAATCCACCATGTCCGG TACCCACAACAGCTGCCACGGTCTCACGTGAAGGTGGATGGTCCGATTGGGGCCCCTGGACCGAGTGCACTGCACGGTGTGGTGGTGGTTACCAGTCACGGCGCAGGCGCTGCGAGCCTAAAGTTCAGGGAGGCCGCTGCGGAGGGGGATGCGATCACGACTTCCGCACGTGCAACACCCACACGTGCCCGGAGACGAGGAAGTCATCCAACTGGACAGCGTGGGTGAGAGTGAACACGACGGTGGACGGCTACTACGAACAGCGCTTCAGGTTCACCTGCCGTGCCAACGTAGAGGACAGCAGTTCGCTTCGAGTGGGCAGCATCAAGAAAGAAGAGCGTTACTGTCATGATTCTTCGAGGACCTGCATGGACACTG CGTACATGAATATTGACGGAAACTGGTCCGAGTGGACGCAATGGACAGAATGCTCCGTTCCCTGTGGCCGAGGGGTGCAGCATCGCGAGCGGGTTTGTGACAACCCACGGCCATCTGGATCTGGATCAGAATGCCAAGGGATCTCCAAAGAGCAACGTGAATGCAACACACACGAGTGCCTGA CACTCCCTAATCCCCAGGAGGACGAATGGACTGAATGGTCGGTGTGGTCTCTCTGTGACCACAGCGGCGAGCAACACAGACGGAGGACATGCATCATCCTCAACCCAGCGCCCGAGCAGTGCAAAGGCTCTACACGAGAAAGCCGCATGTGCGTTGCGGGACAGGAAA TGCCACTGACACCAAACGTACGGGAGTCCTGCGCTCAAGGAACTGGTATTCGACCCGCGCACTTAGTGGCAGCATGCACTGTTTCGGTTTTCATTGGATTCCTTGTGGGAGCTGCGGCCTGCTATTGGTACATGAAGAAACGCACCCATTCTGACCCCCTCAGTCCCAAGCACTTGGGCATGCCACTGGTGCAAGCTGAAGGAAATACCTACGTTCCAGCGTCACAGTACAAAAACAACTTCTCGACACTCACATCGACGGCAACATCGCCGAGCAAGCTACAGAGAGAGGCCACCATCAAACGCAATGGCTTCCGAGCTCAGATACACTCTGACCAGAACTTCTAA